TTGCTTGCGGTATGCGCGTGCTGCCCCACGAAGTGATTCTGGAACAGGCCGAGGGAACTTTGTTCGTAGGTTCCAAGAAGAAACTTAACAGCCGTCAGCGTTGGCTCAGCTTTATTACCACTCCCCGCGGAAGCGTGGTGGTGGACGAAGGTGGCGTGAAGGCACTCCGCGAAAAGCATTCCAGCCTGCTGCCTGTGGGTGTTGTTTCTGTGAAGAAGCATTTCGACAAGGGTGACCTGATTGAAGTGCTCTGCGAATCAGGCGAAGCCGTAGCCCGCGGTGTTGCCAAGTTCGATAGCGAAACCCTGAAGCTGGTGCTTCACAAGAAGACCGCGGAAATCCATGCCTTGCTGGGTAAGGACGTTGCCGACGAACTTGTACACAAAAACGACTTGGTAGTATTTTAAATGAACAATGTATAAATTCTTCATTTTTCATACTTAATTTTTAACTGGTAAGATTATGGCAGAAGATCAGAACATCGATGATTTGGCCGAAGAATCGGCGGAACTCCCGAAAGTTGAAAGCCAGGAAGATCTGGCTCGCATTATCCAGGCATTGGTTTTTGCCTCTCCGGATATTGTGACTTTAAAGAAGCTGCGCGAAATCCTTGGCGATTTTTTGGATGCTCGTCTGGTGTCCGATGCCTTGATTGCCGCCAATGATTCCCTGAACAAGATTAACTCTCCCTTTGAGATTGTGGAACAGGCTGGCGGTTATCGCTTTAGAACTCGAGCCAAGTATTATCCCTGGGTACGCAAGCTGTTCCCCGAGGCAAATGCCCGCCGCTTGAGCCAGGCCGCTTTGGAAACCCTGGCCGTGATTGCCTACCAGCAGCCCATTACCAAGGCCGCCATTGAACAGGTCCGTGGCGTTTCTTCTGTGGATGGTCCTATCCGTAACCTGCTGGACAAGGGCTTTATTGCTCTGGGCTCCCGCGCCGAAACGGTGGGCAACCCTTACACTTATGTTACCACTCAGGAATTCATGAAGTATTTCGGAATCAACCGCATTCCCGAAGACTTGCCGCGCTTGCGTGAATTCAGTGAACTTCTGGAAGCCGGAGCCTTGGTGCCCCAGTACGCCAAGCCGGAATCCATTGCCGCCGAAGAACCCGTTGAGCCGGAAGAAAACCCGGATCAGGTTGAACTTTCCATGGGAGATCTGTAATGGCCTGCACTCCCTTAATGCAACAGTATTACGATATCAAGGCGCAGAACCCTGGTTGTATTCTGTTCTTTAGAATGGGTGACTTCTTTGAACTTTTCGAAGAAGACGCTGTTATCGCTTCTAAGATTTTGGGCATTACCTTGACCAGCCGCAATAACGGCGCGTCCGGTGCAACGCCCCTTTGCGGCTTCCCGCACCACGCTGCTGAACGTTATGTTCCCAAGATGGTTGCTGCTGGTTACCGTGTGGCTATTTGCGAACAGGTGGAAGACCCGAAACTCGCCAAGGGGATTGTCAAGCGCGACATTGTGGAAATCATCAGTGCCGGTACCGCTATGAACGAAGCTAACCTGGATGCCAAGGAAGCAAACTACCTTTGCGCCTACATTCCGGGAACCTTTGAAGAAAAATCCGAAGGCAAGGGCGCCGAAGAAGCCGCCGTGTTTGCCATCGCCGATGTGACCACCGGTTATTTGGCAACTTGCAAGAGTTCTGTGCAGGCTTTTGAATGTGAATTCTGCCGTCGCATGCCCAAGGAAATTCTCGTTCCCGAGGGAACCAAGATTCCGGCAGGCGTCATGGATCTGGTAAAGTCCGAAAATATTTTGATTACGGAGTTGCCTGCTTTCCAGTTTGGGGAAGAAGCTGCCCGCGATACTTTGTTCAGCCACTTCAAGGTGGAAGCCTTGGACGGCCTCGGTCTGGATGGCCGCCCCGAAGAAACTTCTGTGACTGGCGCCATGCTTCAGTACCTTATGTACCAGAAGAAATCCGAGCTGTCTCATTTTACAGCTCTCGAGATTTTGAATCTGGACGACTACATGACGCTGGATCCCAGCACCTTGCGTAACCTGGAACTGGTGCGCCCGCTGAACGCCGACGACATCAGCAGCACCCTCTGCTATGTGCTGGACTTTACCGTTACCGCCATGGGTGGCCGTACTTTGAAGGACTGGGTCAGCCATCCGCTGATTTCCGTGGACCGCATCAAGGAACGCGAAGAAGCCGTTGACGAACTGGTGAACAATCCTGTTGCCCTTGACGAACTGAAGGAATCCCTCACTTCCATTTTGGATATGGAACGTTTGATGGGCCGTGTAGGCTCTGGCCGCGCCAACGCTCGTGACTTGGCTGGTATGGGCCGCTCCCTGGCTCAGGCTTCCAAGGTGGCCGAAGTTTTGGAAGGTTTGCGTTCACCCATTTTCGAACCTATGCGTGAGGCTTTGATTCGCGCCCAGGGCAGGGGAGAGGAACTTCTCAACCAGTTTAACGAAGACCTGCCTTTGACTGTCCGCGAAGGCGGCATGATTCGTGAAGGTGCCAACGCCGAGTTGGACGCCATGAATGCCGACATCAAGGATCGTCGCCAGTGGATTGCTTCCCTTGAATCTCGCGAAAAGGAACGCCTGGGAATCCCCAGCCTGAAGGTGGGGTACAACAAGGTCTTCGGTTACTACATCGAAGTGACCCGCGCCGCCATGGCCAAGGCGACGAATCCCATTCCCGACGAATATATTCGTAAGCAGACCACGGTAAATGCCGAACGCTACATCACTCCGGAAATGAAGGAATGCGAATCCATCATCAGCAACGCCGAAGTGAACATCCACGCTCTGGAATACAAGATTTTCTCTGAACTCCGTGACCGCGTCAACTCCTGGCGTGCAGAACTTCAGGAAATTGCCAACGCCATTGCCCGCGTGGATACGCTGTACAGTTTCGGCCGCGCCGCCCGCAAGTACAACTACGTCTGCCCCGAAGTTTTCGAAGGCTCCGGCATCGAAATCAAGGGCGGTTTCCATCCGGTGATTGTTGCTGTAAATCCCGACCTGGACTTCATCAGCAACGACGTAACGCTGTCGCCGGAAGCTACCCGACTGATGCTTATCACCGGCCCCAACATGGCTGGTAAATCTACGTACCTGCGTCAGACCGGCCTCATTGTGCTGATGGCGCAAATCGGCTGTTTCGTGCCTGCGGAATCTGCCCGCATTGGCGTTGTGGACCGCATCTTTACCCGTGTGGGTGCCAGCGACCGCCTGAGCCGCGGCCTTTCTACCTTCATGGTGGAAATGATCGAGACCGCAAATATTTTGCGTAACGCCACCGCCCACAGCCTGGTGCTGCTTGACGAAATCGGACGCGGTACCAGTACCTTCGACGGCCTCTCCATTGCCTGGGCTATCGTGGAGACTTTGCACGACGAGCCGGCCCGCGCTGCCCTAACGCTCTTTGCCACCCACTACCACGAATTGACTGGCCTGGTGGAAGATCTGGAGCACGCCGGCAACTACCAGGTAGCCGTTCAGGAGAAGGGCGACAAACTGATTTTCCTGCACAAGATTCTGGAAGGCGCCTGCGACTCCAGCTACGGTATCCATGTGGCTGAAATGGCTGGCCTTCCCAACAACGTGCTGCGCCGCGCCCGCAAGATCTTGATGCGTCTTGAAAAGCACAAGATTGACCCCAGCGACGAAGCCGCCAACAAGAAGTTGAAGGAAAAGCCTCAGGTTGATCTGTTCGCTCCTCCCGACGAAAGCACCATGCTCCTGAAGGAAGAAGTTCGCCGCCTCCGTCCCGAAGAAATGACCCCCATGCAGGCTCTCCAATACCTCATGGACTTGAAGGAGAACTACGGGAACAATTAAAAAGTGAACAATGAAAAATGAACAATGAAAAGAATGCGAGCGACGCTCGCTACATTATGATGCGGCGAAGCCGCGTGTATAAACATTGTTAACTGTTCATTATAAATTCCCTATGATCGATTTCGCAGCATTACAGGACTACGTTTTTGAGGACCGTATTTACGATTCCGAAATCCACGGGCTGGCCCATTGGCGCCAGGTGGAGTTTAACGGCCTATTGCTTGCGAAAAAGACGGGTGCCGATATTACGGTTGTGCGCTTGTTTGCGCTCTTTCACGATTCCAAGCGGGAAAGTGATGGCTACGACGAAACCCATGGTGGCCGCGGCGCGGAATTTGCTAAGAAGTGCCGTGAAGAAAAGCTTTTTGAAATTACCGATGAACAGTTTGAAAAGTTGTATCATGCCTGCACACATCACACTACGGAACGACACAACGGTGATATCACCATTGACACTTGCTATGACGCTGACCGCCTAGACCTAGGCCGTGTTGGCTTTAACCTTAATCCAGTGAAAATGGCATCGACTGTCGGCGCTTTTATTGCAACTCAATCTCGCAAGAAACAAATCCCGCCTAATAAAATGCGGGAGTGGCTTCAAAAATTTGAATTCTAAAAATGAAAACGCCGTTCTAAGCAGAACGACGTTTTTTCATATAGGTTGATTGCGATTCTCGAATGCGATAATACTACGGTTCGATCCAGTTCATACGTCCCTGGAATTTAGCCTCGCTCTTGATAACTTGGAAAGTACAGCTGATTTCCACGCCTGCATTCTTGGGCAGTGCGGCTACGCCAACTGCGGTGCGGG
This DNA window, taken from Fibrobacter sp., encodes the following:
- the mutS gene encoding DNA mismatch repair protein MutS, whose amino-acid sequence is MQQYYDIKAQNPGCILFFRMGDFFELFEEDAVIASKILGITLTSRNNGASGATPLCGFPHHAAERYVPKMVAAGYRVAICEQVEDPKLAKGIVKRDIVEIISAGTAMNEANLDAKEANYLCAYIPGTFEEKSEGKGAEEAAVFAIADVTTGYLATCKSSVQAFECEFCRRMPKEILVPEGTKIPAGVMDLVKSENILITELPAFQFGEEAARDTLFSHFKVEALDGLGLDGRPEETSVTGAMLQYLMYQKKSELSHFTALEILNLDDYMTLDPSTLRNLELVRPLNADDISSTLCYVLDFTVTAMGGRTLKDWVSHPLISVDRIKEREEAVDELVNNPVALDELKESLTSILDMERLMGRVGSGRANARDLAGMGRSLAQASKVAEVLEGLRSPIFEPMREALIRAQGRGEELLNQFNEDLPLTVREGGMIREGANAELDAMNADIKDRRQWIASLESREKERLGIPSLKVGYNKVFGYYIEVTRAAMAKATNPIPDEYIRKQTTVNAERYITPEMKECESIISNAEVNIHALEYKIFSELRDRVNSWRAELQEIANAIARVDTLYSFGRAARKYNYVCPEVFEGSGIEIKGGFHPVIVAVNPDLDFISNDVTLSPEATRLMLITGPNMAGKSTYLRQTGLIVLMAQIGCFVPAESARIGVVDRIFTRVGASDRLSRGLSTFMVEMIETANILRNATAHSLVLLDEIGRGTSTFDGLSIAWAIVETLHDEPARAALTLFATHYHELTGLVEDLEHAGNYQVAVQEKGDKLIFLHKILEGACDSSYGIHVAEMAGLPNNVLRRARKILMRLEKHKIDPSDEAANKKLKEKPQVDLFAPPDESTMLLKEEVRRLRPEEMTPMQALQYLMDLKENYGNN
- the scpB gene encoding SMC-Scp complex subunit ScpB, with the translated sequence MAEDQNIDDLAEESAELPKVESQEDLARIIQALVFASPDIVTLKKLREILGDFLDARLVSDALIAANDSLNKINSPFEIVEQAGGYRFRTRAKYYPWVRKLFPEANARRLSQAALETLAVIAYQQPITKAAIEQVRGVSSVDGPIRNLLDKGFIALGSRAETVGNPYTYVTTQEFMKYFGINRIPEDLPRLREFSELLEAGALVPQYAKPESIAAEEPVEPEENPDQVELSMGDL